One genomic segment of Arachis duranensis cultivar V14167 chromosome 4, aradu.V14167.gnm2.J7QH, whole genome shotgun sequence includes these proteins:
- the LOC107486124 gene encoding uncharacterized protein LOC107486124 — translation MEKYFKRTSSLEIGFQNNSSTSSNKRRFLEFEVDNLIADPGQRPKISSYHPNDRDKVRCAYLQKGPCQPRTHDFPQTAYGSSFRRLNPNWFDDYGNWLEYSISKDAVFCLCCYLMKPETEGGDAFVTNGFSNWKKKERLQIHVGIHDSAHNQAWRKCEALMRPKQHITAAIEKQSEQAKKNYQIHLTATVDCIRFLLRQGLAFLRLISLFPSVVNVLEYVEDDGNNSEQRAEACHLLNALQRNDQDIVNAMVLVKVSKQRLQNIRDDIIVPIMDDIFVSQGRSRRKVQKISNLHHFQVEIFYQVVDRQLQELNNCFTEVNTELLLCIACLNPRHSFFAFDKEKLIQLAQFYPLEFSSTQLLALDSQLENFILDVRSDDHFSDLNGIGALSQKLVETRKNIIYPLVFLLLKLALVLPVATASVERTFSAMNIIKSRLRNRMGDEFLNDCLVTYIERETFDCIDNEKIIQSFQNMKPRRMEF, via the exons ATGGAGAAATATTTCAAAAGAACCTCATCATTGGAGATTGGATTCCAAAACAATTCATCGACTTCTTCTAATAAAAGGaggtttttagaatttgaagTAGATAATCTTATAGCAGATCCAGGACAACGACCAAAGATTTCAAGTTATCACCCGAATGACAGAGACAAAGTTAGATGTGCATATTTGCAAAAAGGTCCTTGTCAACCAAGGACTCATGATTTTCCACAAACTGCTTATGGTTCTTCTTTTCGAAGACTTAATCCTAATTGGTTTGATGACTATGGCAACTGGTTAGAGTATAGTATATCAAAAGATGCTGttttttgtctttgttgttATCTTATGAAACCCGAGACGGAAGGTGGTGATGCTTTTGTAACTAATGGCTTttcaaattggaaaaaaaaggagagactACAAATTCATGTTGGGATTCATGATAGCGCTCATAATCAGGCTTGGAGAAAATGTGAAGCACTTATGAGACCAAAACAACACATCACTGCTGCTATTGAAAAACAATCTGAGCAAGCTAAAAAGAATTATCAAATTCACTTGACAGCAACAGTTGATTGTATTCGATTTCTTTTGCGACAAGGATTGGCCTTTCTTagattaatttctttatttcctTCTGTGGTTAATGTTCTTGAATATGTTGAGGATGATGGAAATAATTCAGAACAAAGAGCTGAAGCATGTCATTTATTGAAT GCGTTACAAAGGAATGATCAAGATATTGTAAATGCTATGGTATTAGTCAAAGTGTCTAAGCAACGATTGCAAAATATAAGAG ATGATATTATTGTTCCAATCATGGATGATATATTTGTGTCACAAGGAAGATCAAGACGTAAAGTTCAAAAGATATCAAATTTGCATCATTTTCAAGTTGAGATATTCTATCAAGTAGTTGATAGACAACTTCAAGAACTCAATAATTGTTTTACAGAGGTGAATACTGAATTGCTTCTTTGCATAGCTTGTTTGAATCCAAGACACTCATTTTTTGCATTTGATAAGGAGAAGTTGATCCAGTTAGCTCAATTTTATCCATTAGAATTTTCTTCCACTCAACTTTTGGCACTTGACAGTCAACTTGAGAACTTCATACTAGATGTGCGTTCTGATGATCATTTCTCGGACTTAAATGGAATTGGTGCTCTTTCGCAGAAGTTGGTTGAGACTcgaaagaatattatttatccATTAGTGTTTCTTCTTTTAAAGTTGGCTTTAGTTTTGCCTGTAGCAACTGCATCAGTTGAAAGAACTTTTTCTGCTATGAACATCATAAAGAGTCGACTTCGTAACCGTATGGGAgatgaatttttaaatgattgttTAGTGACATACATAGAAAGAGAGACATTTGATTGTATTGATAATGAAAAGATTAttcaatcttttcaaaatatgaaACCTAGAAGAATGgaattctaa
- the LOC107486122 gene encoding uncharacterized protein LOC107486122 has translation MSGLSINFDKSSLIPINCEEQWVERMCNLLGCKGDALPVKYLGIPLRANPRRVNTWSPIIDKVEEKLSLWKAKVLNKAGKLVLIKSVLNSLLVYYLSLFKMPKAVAEKLISLQRRLLWSSEEGRTGMALVKWEVVQAPKKLGGLGVGDAMVMQEELIPEEVTRYSFTRTIWKGLVPPRVELFVWFVLIGRVNTKDRLSRFGIISQDNVTCVLCNNEVEDVRHLFLGCVFAWQVWSDWILRIDERAFS, from the exons ATGTCAGGTCTGAGTATCAATTTTGATAAATCCAGCCTGATTCCGATTAATTGTGAGGAGCAATGGGTCGAGCGTATGTGCAATTTGCTGGGCTGCAAAGGAGATGCCCTTCCAGTGAAATACCTTGGAATCCCTCTAAGAGCTAATCCTAGGAGGGTGAATACATGGAGTCCTATAATAGACAAGGTGGAGGAGAAACTCAGCTTGTGGAAAGCTAAGGTGCTGAACAAAGCTGGCAAATTAGTGCTTATTAAATCAGTGTTGAACAGTCTGCTAGTATACTATTTGAGCTTATTCAAGATGCCGAAAGCTGTTGCTGAGAAATTGATTTCGCTTCAGAGGAGGTTACTATGGAGTTCTGAAGAAGGTAGAACTGGTATGGCATTAGTAAAGTGGGAAGTGGTGCAGGCGCCGAAGAAATTAGGTGGCTTGGGAGTTGGGGACGCTATG gtGATGCAGGAGGAACTGATCCCAGAGGAGGTAACTAGGTACAGCTTCACCAGGACTATTTGGAAGGGGTTGGTTCCGCCTAGAGTGGAGCTGTTTGTTTGGTTTGTTCTAATAGGAAGAGTGAATACAAAGGACAGGTTGAGCCGGTTTGGAATCATTAGTCAGGACAATGTTACTTGTGTTCTTTGTAACAACGAGGTGGAAGATGTACGTCACTTGTTTCTAGGATGTGTATTTGCTTGGCAGGTGTGGAGCGATTGGATCTTAAGGATCGATGAAAGAGCATTTTCTTAG
- the LOC107486121 gene encoding 14-3-3-like protein GF14 kappa isoform X2, translated as MNANKPSREESIFLAKAAQAAERYKEMVDFMKTLVLSITPAAELTEEERNLVSSAYKNMIGPLRTGWCIVSAIEKKENDGEDEKRAAIVRAYKLDLESNMSHVCNDILGLLESNLLPSAAASDSRVFYLKMKGDYIRYLLKFAVGDDRKISADAAMEAYTAAQDIAVVDLAPSSPIRLGLILNFSVFCHEILNEPDKACDMAKQGIEEAIAEIKTLAEPPNKDTTLIIQLLRDNLSSWTTEDKIEDLIANFLK; from the exons ATGAATGCAAACAAGCCATCAAGGGAAGAATCCATATTCTTAGCAAAGGCAGCACAAGCTGCAGAGAGATACAAGGAAATGGTGGACTTCATGAAGACTCTAGTCCTTTCGATCACCCCGGCTGCCGAGCTTacggaggaagaaagaaatctTGTATCGTCAGCTTACAAGAACATGATCGGTCCTCTTCGCACGGGGTGGTGCATTGTTTCGGCAATCGAGAAGAAGGAAAATGACGGCGAAGACGAGAAGCGCGCCGCCATAGTCAGGGCATATAAGTTAGACCTGGAGTCCAATATGTCACATGTGTGCAATGATATTCTTGGACTCCTAGAGTCCAACTTGCTGCCCTCGGCTGCGGCCAGCGACTCTAGGGTTTTTTATTTGAAGATGAAAGGTGATTATATTAGATACTTGTTGAAGTTTGCGGTTGGCGATGATAGAAAGATATCTGCTGATGCGGCCATGGAGGCTTATACGGCGGCTCAG GATATTGCTGTAGTGGATCTTGCGCCTTCTAGTCCAATAAGATTAGGTCTCATTCTCAACTTCTCAGTGTTCTGCCATGAAATCCTCAATGAGCCTGATAAAGCTTGTGACATGGCTAAACAG gGTATTGAAGAAGCAATTGCAGAAATAAAAACACTAGCAGAGCCGCCAAACAAAGACACCACTCTTATAATTCAACTCCTAAGAGATAATCTCTCCAGTTGGACCACTGAG GACAAAATTGAAGATCTCATCgccaattttctgaaataa
- the LOC107486121 gene encoding 14-3-3-like protein GF14 kappa isoform X1 gives MNANKPSREESIFLAKAAQAAERYKEMVDFMKTLVLSITPAAELTEEERNLVSSAYKNMIGPLRTGWCIVSAIEKKENDGEDEKRAAIVRAYKLDLESNMSHVCNDILGLLESNLLPSAAASDSRVFYLKMKGDYIRYLLKFAVGDDRKISADAAMEAYTAAQDIAVVDLAPSSPIRLGLILNFSVFCHEILNEPDKACDMAKQGIEEAIAEIKTLAEPPNKDTTLIIQLLRDNLSSWTTEVSLYVLSGKRRTLIICLSEPKVKILVDRDPIKTSFEKWAKSSHFSRTIVKGPDTTTWIWNLHADAHDFDSYTSDLEEIF, from the exons ATGAATGCAAACAAGCCATCAAGGGAAGAATCCATATTCTTAGCAAAGGCAGCACAAGCTGCAGAGAGATACAAGGAAATGGTGGACTTCATGAAGACTCTAGTCCTTTCGATCACCCCGGCTGCCGAGCTTacggaggaagaaagaaatctTGTATCGTCAGCTTACAAGAACATGATCGGTCCTCTTCGCACGGGGTGGTGCATTGTTTCGGCAATCGAGAAGAAGGAAAATGACGGCGAAGACGAGAAGCGCGCCGCCATAGTCAGGGCATATAAGTTAGACCTGGAGTCCAATATGTCACATGTGTGCAATGATATTCTTGGACTCCTAGAGTCCAACTTGCTGCCCTCGGCTGCGGCCAGCGACTCTAGGGTTTTTTATTTGAAGATGAAAGGTGATTATATTAGATACTTGTTGAAGTTTGCGGTTGGCGATGATAGAAAGATATCTGCTGATGCGGCCATGGAGGCTTATACGGCGGCTCAG GATATTGCTGTAGTGGATCTTGCGCCTTCTAGTCCAATAAGATTAGGTCTCATTCTCAACTTCTCAGTGTTCTGCCATGAAATCCTCAATGAGCCTGATAAAGCTTGTGACATGGCTAAACAG gGTATTGAAGAAGCAATTGCAGAAATAAAAACACTAGCAGAGCCGCCAAACAAAGACACCACTCTTATAATTCAACTCCTAAGAGATAATCTCTCCAGTTGGACCACTGAG GTCTCTTTGTATGTGTTGTCCGGAAAGAGGAGGACTCTGATTATTTGTTTGTCAGAACCAAAAGTAAAGATTTTGGTAGATAGAGATCCCATAAAAACTTCTTTTGAGAAATGGGCAAAATCCAGTCATTTCTCAAGAACAATAGTTAAGGGACCCGATACTACTACTTGGATTTGGAACCTACATGCTGATGCTCATGATTTCGATAGCTACACTAGTGATTTAGAGGAGATTTTCTGA